A genomic segment from Candidatus Thermoplasmatota archaeon encodes:
- a CDS encoding PKD domain-containing protein, whose translation MKKIIGVFICVLIVSGTLNIIVCDTASADAGDILFSFNVPEGFLARGLTYYGSYIVAGGPTEDSEDYQQIIFFNQSGNVSYSFNFNHPGDIRGLASAPPYIYILNYETEQTKIYKYFFWGSQVNYFSLDPNKVNYTGGLTYGDGHLWYSERINLGNYQYRYRIHKITTTGSYISSFIASNILAFPTTSYQGLAYAGSHLWFTSQYSAVQKIWKLNLDGSEVFSFAKPDGADASTDLAWDGEYLWVGSFFGFKINKMDVTDNNPPNQPSKPQGPAELVIGASGTYTTSATDPDGDQVKYRFDWDDGEISDWTSFVNSGMPSSLSHSWANAGSYEIRSQAMDSYGEKSVWSEPKTVKVIGVSAGGPYYGFKDYYVQFFGYSSQGTPISWHWNFGDGASSNEQNPKHTYSPTGSLPHIYTATLTVTFSNGTTASDTASVEIKDVPALAKFLISVYGTYSHWDGSCLSATVPLSNIQHIINLDGSVPGNISIGDFSGTYNFGINWNDTKIDIELYPANPENDKMILFSGVELNIEAYNVLGAGGSFSCGAQGDFDVNSLDWNLMLYLNGHLQFPILRLQSFAGPIPISAAADLHLDGDLKFYLNSPDEFDDHVFDQMTGSLSAGGNARGGIGFTGIINAGLYGGIDGTWSFITPEDESGSVYNSFIITISFGAYAEIIYLGYWDWEWYSYSWPSTRGASTSGGYQFMPRNYGTPTWINNDEGVLIDDAFPASNPSISTNSNGDRIMVWTQDDLSIGGSGGAKGDGLEIWYSTWDKTNEKWNQRLQVTDDNYAQSNPSVTLLDNGDAICVFNCLTESAAGKTLNQIFSESEIGYCYFHDGTWTTPQLIGATTNRFMDSFPVIKSNGNKAVVVWVCDNDANIFTATTNDKAIYTSFWAGNGWSVPRILTNKNVISAPVSLAFKNGEAACAYTVDEDGDLNTANDQNIYVTTFTDNTRNDNTIKITSTERNGHPSVSYIGESGPSVSWVTEVDSSENLNATIYYMDNINARSEIEEVESGIGTVSSAPLFSGTSGVRDEIFPLVGWSDGNNICFKRRFGPNDWEARQVLHISDKKIGQIGWDYNGSGEEVYAVFIEKEDLNSQNDCQLRIAGKGQLLTPDVPEPSGPKEGVIYEEYCFQTKTFDPTDGKIYFKWSWGDGTYSEWLGPYYSGDVCNVCHYWNNVKEYNVRVKARNNYRESEWSEPLKINIKSAPPSKPLIKGPKNGKPGEILEYSFYSSDPDKQDIEYFIDWGDGDTTGWIGPYKNEETIKLKHVYSKKKVYTIRAKARDSVYGGESDWSTFSVSLPRTRSSFRSLLLERLMNLAERFPLLQKLFYFFILRIFRARNL comes from the coding sequence ATGAAGAAAATAATAGGAGTTTTTATTTGTGTGTTAATAGTTAGCGGTACACTAAATATAATTGTATGTGATACTGCTAGTGCAGACGCTGGTGATATTCTGTTTAGTTTTAATGTTCCAGAGGGATTTTTAGCAAGAGGACTTACTTATTATGGGTCTTATATAGTTGCTGGTGGGCCCACTGAAGATAGTGAAGATTATCAACAAATAATATTCTTTAATCAAAGTGGAAACGTATCTTATAGTTTTAATTTTAATCATCCGGGGGATATAAGGGGTCTCGCTTCTGCTCCTCCTTATATATACATATTAAACTATGAAACAGAACAAACAAAAATATACAAATATTTTTTTTGGGGATCACAGGTGAATTATTTTAGTCTAGATCCAAACAAAGTCAATTATACTGGCGGGTTAACATACGGTGATGGTCATTTATGGTATTCTGAAAGAATAAATTTAGGAAATTACCAATACAGATATAGAATCCATAAAATTACTACAACTGGAAGTTATATTTCTAGTTTTATTGCTTCTAACATTTTAGCCTTTCCAACAACTTCTTATCAGGGATTGGCATATGCTGGTTCGCATTTATGGTTTACATCCCAGTATTCTGCAGTTCAGAAAATTTGGAAATTAAATCTTGACGGGAGTGAAGTTTTTTCATTTGCTAAACCAGATGGTGCAGATGCATCAACCGATTTAGCATGGGATGGAGAGTATTTATGGGTTGGGTCCTTTTTTGGTTTTAAGATAAATAAAATGGATGTAACAGATAACAACCCTCCAAATCAACCTAGTAAGCCGCAAGGTCCAGCGGAACTGGTTATTGGTGCTTCAGGAACATATACTACTAGTGCAACCGATCCGGATGGTGATCAAGTCAAATATAGATTTGATTGGGATGACGGAGAAATTAGTGATTGGACATCTTTTGTTAATTCTGGGATGCCTTCTAGCTTATCTCATTCATGGGCTAATGCCGGTTCTTATGAAATCAGATCGCAGGCAATGGACAGCTATGGCGAAAAAAGTGTATGGTCTGAACCCAAGACAGTAAAAGTAATTGGCGTAAGCGCAGGAGGCCCATATTATGGATTTAAGGATTATTATGTACAGTTTTTTGGTTATAGTTCACAAGGAACACCAATTAGTTGGCATTGGAATTTTGGTGATGGTGCATCATCCAATGAACAAAACCCTAAGCATACTTATTCCCCAACTGGATCGTTACCACACATATATACAGCAACTTTAACTGTAACATTTTCTAATGGAACTACTGCTTCAGATACAGCTTCAGTTGAAATTAAAGATGTCCCAGCATTAGCAAAATTTTTAATATCTGTTTATGGAACATATTCACATTGGGACGGGTCGTGTTTAAGTGCAACTGTACCATTATCTAACATTCAACATATTATAAATCTAGATGGTAGTGTTCCAGGTAACATAAGTATAGGTGATTTTAGTGGCACATATAATTTTGGTATTAATTGGAATGATACGAAAATAGATATAGAACTTTATCCAGCAAATCCTGAAAACGATAAGATGATTTTGTTTAGTGGTGTTGAGCTCAATATAGAAGCTTATAATGTTCTTGGTGCTGGTGGTAGTTTTTCCTGTGGTGCTCAAGGTGATTTTGATGTAAATAGTCTTGATTGGAATTTAATGCTTTATTTAAATGGTCATCTTCAATTCCCGATTCTACGATTGCAGTCATTTGCTGGTCCTATACCTATTTCTGCAGCAGCTGATTTGCATCTCGATGGCGATTTAAAATTTTATCTAAATTCTCCTGATGAATTTGATGACCATGTTTTTGATCAAATGACTGGTTCTTTAAGTGCTGGTGGAAACGCACGTGGTGGTATTGGTTTTACTGGTATCATTAATGCCGGACTTTACGGTGGAATAGATGGTACATGGTCTTTTATAACACCGGAAGATGAAAGTGGTAGCGTATATAACTCATTTATTATAACAATATCTTTCGGAGCTTATGCGGAAATCATATATCTTGGATATTGGGACTGGGAGTGGTATAGTTATAGTTGGCCTAGTACCCGTGGGGCTTCTACCTCAGGAGGTTATCAGTTTATGCCAAGGAATTACGGGACTCCAACATGGATTAACAATGATGAAGGCGTACTTATTGATGATGCATTTCCAGCATCGAATCCATCTATTAGTACAAACTCAAATGGCGATAGAATAATGGTATGGACTCAGGATGATCTTAGTATAGGTGGTTCTGGGGGAGCTAAAGGAGATGGTCTTGAAATATGGTATTCAACTTGGGATAAAACCAATGAGAAATGGAACCAACGATTGCAAGTCACAGATGACAACTATGCTCAATCAAACCCATCTGTAACGCTCTTGGATAATGGGGATGCAATATGTGTATTCAATTGCCTAACAGAATCTGCAGCTGGAAAAACCCTTAATCAAATCTTTAGTGAAAGCGAAATCGGATACTGCTATTTTCATGACGGCACATGGACAACACCTCAACTTATAGGTGCTACAACAAATCGTTTCATGGATTCTTTCCCAGTGATAAAATCCAATGGAAACAAGGCAGTTGTAGTTTGGGTCTGTGATAATGATGCAAATATCTTTACAGCAACAACTAACGACAAGGCGATATATACATCATTCTGGGCTGGAAATGGTTGGTCTGTCCCACGTATTTTAACAAACAAAAATGTTATTAGCGCTCCAGTAAGCTTGGCTTTTAAAAATGGTGAAGCAGCATGTGCTTATACAGTGGATGAAGACGGAGATCTTAACACAGCAAATGACCAAAATATCTACGTAACAACATTTACTGATAATACTAGGAATGACAATACCATTAAAATTACGTCTACTGAAAGAAATGGGCATCCTTCAGTAAGTTATATCGGTGAATCAGGTCCATCTGTATCTTGGGTAACAGAAGTAGATAGTTCTGAAAATCTAAACGCAACCATTTACTACATGGACAACATTAATGCTAGATCTGAAATAGAAGAAGTTGAATCTGGGATCGGAACAGTTTCGTCAGCTCCACTGTTCAGTGGTACTTCAGGTGTAAGAGATGAGATTTTTCCATTAGTTGGATGGAGCGATGGCAATAATATCTGCTTTAAAAGAAGATTTGGTCCTAATGATTGGGAAGCTAGACAAGTTTTACATATTTCTGATAAAAAAATTGGACAAATAGGTTGGGATTATAATGGTAGCGGAGAAGAAGTCTATGCGGTATTCATAGAAAAAGAGGATCTTAATTCTCAAAATGATTGTCAACTTAGAATTGCTGGAAAAGGGCAGCTTCTTACTCCAGATGTACCTGAACCCTCAGGTCCAAAAGAGGGAGTCATTTATGAAGAATATTGTTTTCAAACAAAAACATTTGATCCAACTGATGGTAAAATCTATTTTAAATGGTCTTGGGGCGATGGCACATACAGCGAATGGTTAGGACCATATTACTCAGGGGATGTTTGTAATGTATGCCACTATTGGAATAATGTTAAAGAATACAATGTTAGGGTTAAGGCTAGAAACAATTACCGGGAGAGCGAATGGTCAGAACCACTAAAAATAAATATAAAGAGTGCGCCTCCATCCAAACCACTTATTAAAGGTCCAAAAAATGGAAAACCTGGTGAAATACTTGAATATTCATTTTATTCATCTGATCCAGATAAACAAGATATTGAATATTTTATTGACTGGGGGGACGGCGATACCACAGGATGGATTGGGCCATATAAAAACGAAGAGACTATAAAACTAAAGCATGTATATTCTAAGAAAAAGGTTTATACTATTCGAGCAAAAGCTAGAGACAGTGTTTATGGTGGAGAAAGTGATTGGAGTACTTTTTCAGTTAGTTTACCTAGAACTCGTAGTTCATTTAGATCATTGCTTCTTGAGCGTTTAATGAATCTCGCAGAGCGCTTTCCTTTGTTGCAAAAGTTATTTTATTTCTTTATTTTAAGGATTTTCCGGGCGAGAAATCTATGA